A window of the Bdellovibrio sp. ZAP7 genome harbors these coding sequences:
- a CDS encoding protein-glutamate O-methyltransferase CheR: protein MTTASVQRHLLLEGIFLKYGFDFRKYTEASVTRRIEVILGKHAIPTEADLLARLLNDEDFFRKIMPLFTVNTSEMFRDPTFFKALRTQVIPVLRTYPNLNIWVAGCSTGEEVYSLQILLHEEGLLERSTIYATDINPLALKKAQDGVYDLEGIRVFTKNYVESGGIKSPSDYYTVHYNRARMIPELRERVVFSEHNMATGEGFVEAHLILCRNVLIYFNRELQERVFKLFYESLASRAFLGLGSKESIRFSACAEGFDELNKDDKIYQKARTPLTFYK, encoded by the coding sequence ATGACAACTGCAAGCGTCCAACGTCACTTATTGCTAGAGGGAATTTTTTTGAAGTACGGATTCGACTTTAGAAAATACACGGAAGCGTCTGTGACTCGACGTATAGAGGTTATTCTAGGCAAGCATGCCATCCCCACGGAAGCGGACCTTTTGGCGCGCCTTCTGAACGACGAAGATTTTTTTCGCAAGATCATGCCTCTTTTCACGGTGAACACTAGTGAGATGTTTCGTGATCCCACTTTTTTTAAGGCACTGCGAACTCAGGTTATCCCCGTCCTCCGCACTTATCCAAATTTAAATATTTGGGTCGCAGGATGCAGTACCGGAGAGGAAGTTTATAGTTTGCAGATTTTGTTGCACGAAGAAGGACTTCTGGAAAGAAGCACCATCTATGCAACGGACATCAACCCCCTGGCGCTTAAAAAAGCCCAGGATGGTGTCTATGACCTGGAAGGCATTCGCGTGTTCACCAAGAACTATGTGGAGTCCGGTGGGATCAAATCCCCTTCTGACTACTACACAGTTCATTATAACCGCGCTCGAATGATTCCGGAGCTACGTGAACGAGTTGTGTTTTCAGAACATAACATGGCCACGGGCGAAGGCTTCGTCGAAGCCCATTTGATTTTATGTCGGAACGTGTTGATTTACTTTAACCGCGAACTTCAAGAGAGAGTGTTCAAACTCTTTTACGAATCACTCGCGTCCCGTGCTTTCCTGGGATTGGGAAGCAAAGAGAGCATTCGATTCTCCGCCTGTGCGGAAGGATTTGATGAGCTTAATAAGGATGACAAAATTTATCAGAAGGCGCGGACACCGCTCACCTTTTATAAATGA
- a CDS encoding response regulator: MKQFTNRSVTGLNSAFLLIVAIMVLNSVFLYTAFESVKKDEQRVLHSNQVVIEIESVISFAKDAETGMRGFLLTGNKEYLEPYYAGIANSEAAIARLSSLILDNPNQVALLKSLESVLKSRFEVLEENVQHFQKSGPMSRKSTLNEGKILMDQARSFVTKMHAEEKRILDTRLADANKSQIYVVISLIGSCLLNIILAATAYYIIRRRQILQSIEAQARERELALKTRLAEISQIVAMDYDSATISKKVLAFVADELRIPAGSMYAHRGDHLESTAHFARVTDNSAAAPLQQVPLNVGLVGEAFRKNEIVEIDNIPANYFWVGSGLGKAQPTSLVLVPLFALNKPVGIMELAFFQPLNDRQRDFLLQSSDLIATGLASAESRGHLENLLDTTQLQAQELQTQQEELRSANEDLEEQARMLERQQDVVNTRNSELEKINQYKSDFLAKMSHELRTPLNSLLILSTLLRENKEGNLSEQQKNFAGTIYDAGNDLLNLINDILDLSKIEARKLVVRSERFSLKSMTDQLLSTFKPQAEKKGLSIRVILDSQVEDLVMETDAQRLGQILRNFMSNAVKFTDMGAVEIKGHNFKNGFVDITVKDTGIGIKPEQRLTIFEAFEQGNNQISRKYGGTGLGLTISKELSELLGGQIVVQSEEGKGSEFTIRLPIVLPAELTSPPKTQMDINISKGISFDQELRSAPSEEVDKILKSVNGEKRTLLIVEDDEKFSDLVAEAAKDHGFKPVQVHSGELALQLLDKFIPTAIMLDIKLPGVSGFGVLESLKKIPQLRHVPVHMISALDYPQQTLRMGAMGYLGKPVTMDQIHSAVAQLKTVAAESTKKLLVVEDNQIQREAIVALLQAPDIELTSVATGAEALKEVLARHFDCLVLDLSLPDMTGNDFLEKLNELDHPLPPVIVYTAKQVSKREEEYLRKYSESIILKGARSPERLLDEVSLFLHRVSDTLPLQQQQILSGLNGEQNFDGRKLLIVDDDMRNIFALTHVLESKGFKVDAARDGQEALDMAGKDGTYDAILMDLMMPRMDGFESMERIRGLVDHKDTPIIALTAKAMKGDHEKALASGANDYLSKPINIGNLVSVLRVWLHERDMF; this comes from the coding sequence ATGAAACAATTCACGAATCGAAGCGTAACTGGATTAAATTCAGCATTCCTACTCATTGTCGCGATCATGGTTTTGAATTCCGTTTTCCTGTACACGGCTTTTGAATCCGTAAAAAAAGACGAACAACGAGTTCTGCACTCGAACCAAGTCGTCATTGAAATTGAAAGCGTCATCTCTTTTGCCAAGGATGCTGAGACCGGTATGCGAGGCTTCCTGCTTACAGGTAACAAAGAATATCTTGAGCCCTATTATGCCGGAATCGCAAACTCTGAAGCGGCGATTGCACGACTGTCGAGTTTAATTCTCGACAATCCAAACCAAGTCGCTTTACTAAAAAGTCTCGAGAGTGTTTTAAAATCTCGTTTTGAGGTTCTGGAAGAAAACGTTCAGCATTTTCAGAAATCGGGACCGATGTCTCGCAAAAGCACTTTGAATGAAGGTAAGATCCTAATGGATCAAGCCCGTAGCTTTGTGACGAAAATGCACGCCGAAGAAAAACGAATTTTGGATACAAGACTTGCGGATGCAAATAAATCCCAGATCTATGTGGTTATTTCTTTGATCGGTTCCTGCCTATTGAACATCATTTTGGCAGCCACTGCTTACTACATCATCCGTCGTCGTCAAATTCTGCAATCCATCGAAGCCCAGGCTCGCGAGCGAGAACTGGCACTTAAAACTCGACTGGCCGAGATTTCCCAAATCGTCGCGATGGACTATGACTCCGCGACTATTTCGAAAAAAGTATTAGCCTTCGTCGCAGATGAACTTCGCATCCCGGCGGGCAGTATGTATGCGCACCGTGGAGATCATTTGGAAAGCACCGCGCACTTTGCCCGTGTCACAGACAATTCAGCGGCCGCTCCCCTGCAACAAGTCCCACTGAACGTCGGCTTGGTGGGCGAAGCATTCCGCAAAAATGAAATCGTCGAAATCGACAACATTCCTGCAAATTACTTCTGGGTAGGTTCAGGCTTAGGCAAAGCTCAACCGACATCCCTCGTACTGGTTCCACTTTTTGCCCTGAACAAACCTGTGGGTATCATGGAGCTCGCCTTCTTCCAACCTTTGAATGACCGTCAGCGCGACTTCTTACTTCAGTCGTCAGATTTGATCGCGACGGGCCTCGCTTCTGCTGAAAGCCGTGGGCACTTAGAGAATCTTTTAGACACGACTCAACTTCAGGCTCAAGAGTTGCAAACTCAACAAGAAGAGTTGCGTTCTGCCAATGAAGATCTGGAAGAGCAAGCCCGCATGTTGGAACGACAACAAGATGTTGTGAACACCCGCAACTCCGAGCTTGAAAAAATCAATCAATACAAATCAGACTTCCTGGCAAAGATGTCCCATGAACTTCGCACACCATTGAACAGTCTTTTGATTCTGTCCACTCTGCTTCGTGAAAACAAAGAAGGTAACCTGTCAGAGCAGCAGAAAAACTTTGCGGGAACCATCTATGATGCCGGCAATGATTTGCTAAATCTGATCAATGATATCTTGGATCTTTCCAAAATCGAGGCGCGAAAACTGGTTGTCCGCTCTGAGCGTTTTTCTTTGAAAAGCATGACGGATCAACTGCTCTCGACCTTTAAACCTCAGGCCGAGAAAAAAGGTCTATCGATTCGGGTGATCTTGGATTCCCAAGTGGAAGACCTGGTTATGGAAACCGATGCACAGCGCTTGGGGCAAATCTTGCGTAACTTCATGTCGAACGCCGTAAAGTTCACAGATATGGGAGCGGTTGAAATCAAGGGCCACAATTTCAAAAATGGTTTCGTTGATATCACCGTCAAAGACACCGGAATCGGTATCAAACCAGAACAACGCCTCACGATCTTTGAAGCTTTTGAACAAGGCAATAACCAGATCAGCCGCAAATACGGCGGCACCGGTCTGGGCCTGACAATTTCCAAAGAACTGTCTGAACTCTTAGGTGGTCAGATCGTGGTGCAATCCGAGGAAGGCAAAGGCAGCGAGTTTACCATCCGATTACCCATCGTCCTTCCCGCCGAGTTGACGTCGCCGCCGAAGACGCAAATGGACATCAATATATCCAAGGGCATTAGCTTTGATCAAGAGCTGCGCTCGGCTCCTTCCGAGGAAGTTGATAAAATCCTGAAATCTGTGAATGGCGAAAAAAGAACACTTTTGATTGTTGAAGACGATGAAAAGTTTAGCGACTTAGTGGCAGAGGCTGCCAAAGATCACGGGTTCAAGCCGGTTCAAGTTCATTCGGGAGAGCTTGCTTTGCAACTTCTGGATAAATTCATTCCGACTGCAATCATGCTGGATATTAAACTTCCTGGCGTCAGTGGATTTGGGGTTTTGGAATCTCTTAAAAAGATTCCACAACTACGCCACGTCCCGGTGCACATGATTTCTGCTTTGGACTATCCACAGCAGACTTTGCGTATGGGTGCAATGGGATACCTGGGGAAGCCGGTAACCATGGATCAGATTCATAGCGCAGTGGCGCAGCTTAAAACAGTCGCCGCAGAATCGACAAAAAAACTTTTGGTAGTCGAAGATAATCAGATCCAAAGAGAAGCGATCGTAGCGTTACTGCAGGCACCAGATATTGAACTGACATCGGTTGCCACCGGTGCAGAAGCCCTGAAAGAAGTTTTGGCACGTCATTTTGATTGTCTGGTTTTGGATTTGTCATTGCCAGACATGACCGGCAATGACTTTCTGGAAAAACTGAATGAACTGGATCACCCGCTTCCTCCAGTCATTGTCTATACTGCCAAACAAGTCAGCAAACGCGAGGAAGAATATCTGCGTAAATATTCTGAAAGCATCATTCTAAAAGGAGCACGCTCTCCAGAACGTCTTTTAGATGAAGTAAGTCTTTTCCTTCACCGCGTATCTGACACTTTGCCGTTGCAGCAGCAGCAGATTTTATCCGGCTTAAATGGCGAACAGAATTTCGACGGCCGCAAACTTTTGATCGTCGATGACGACATGAGAAATATCTTTGCGCTGACTCACGTCTTAGAAAGCAAAGGCTTTAAAGTCGATGCCGCTCGGGATGGTCAGGAAGCTTTGGATATGGCCGGCAAAGACGGAACCTATGATGCGATCTTGATGGATTTAATGATGCCGCGTATGGATGGATTTGAGTCTATGGAGCGTATTCGTGGACTGGTTGACCATAAAGACACTCCGATCATCGCATTAACTGCCAAGGCGATGAAGGGCGACCACGAAAAAGCTCTGGCATCCGGTGCGAATGACTATCTGTCTAAACCCATCAATATTGGAAATTTAGTTTCCGTATTGCGAGTGTGGTTGCACGAAAGAGATATGTTCTAG
- a CDS encoding choice-of-anchor D domain-containing protein: MKSLLFLATAFLISVPVFAHESSEEISTDTEEYTITVNEDSVSVQESYNYNFGFVKKGKSETARFRLRNNGNYPFYINEIDTSGKAFSHKENCGGVLWPGQSCRATVKFAPKEVGQYNGSLHFDLIGRSDIWVYLRGWGYNY, encoded by the coding sequence GTGAAATCGCTTTTGTTTTTAGCAACTGCTTTTCTGATCAGTGTTCCCGTTTTTGCCCATGAATCTTCTGAGGAAATTTCGACGGATACCGAGGAGTACACAATCACAGTGAACGAAGATTCCGTGAGTGTTCAAGAATCCTATAACTATAATTTTGGTTTTGTGAAGAAGGGGAAATCTGAAACAGCACGCTTTCGTCTTCGCAACAACGGCAATTATCCGTTTTATATAAACGAGATCGATACTTCGGGAAAAGCCTTCAGTCATAAAGAAAACTGTGGCGGTGTTTTATGGCCCGGTCAATCTTGCAGAGCCACTGTGAAATTCGCACCAAAAGAAGTTGGACAGTACAATGGCAGTTTGCATTTTGATTTGATCGGACGATCTGATATTTGGGTTTACCTGCGCGGTTGGGGTTACAACTACTAG
- a CDS encoding cysteine hydrolase family protein: MNLNTALMLVDVQANMFAPFNPVFEAEALIENVQKLLELARASGTQVIFVQNNGQPGEPDETRTEGWMLHSDLVIENGDLIVQKHHPDPFTDSELHSTLKKKGIHKLIIAGLQSEYCIDATCRKACELGYGVTLVSDTHSTYPSHEGTAEQIIRRVNAGLGDLISLWAVSEIQA; encoded by the coding sequence ATGAACTTGAACACTGCTCTAATGTTAGTCGATGTCCAGGCAAATATGTTTGCCCCTTTTAATCCCGTTTTTGAAGCTGAAGCGTTGATTGAAAACGTCCAAAAACTTTTGGAATTGGCGCGAGCCTCTGGCACACAGGTGATCTTTGTGCAAAACAACGGACAGCCAGGGGAGCCCGATGAAACTCGCACCGAGGGTTGGATGCTGCATTCCGATCTAGTCATTGAAAATGGCGATTTAATAGTACAGAAGCATCATCCCGATCCATTTACGGATTCAGAACTTCATTCGACCCTTAAGAAAAAAGGTATTCACAAACTTATCATTGCGGGTCTTCAATCAGAGTACTGCATTGATGCCACTTGCAGAAAAGCCTGTGAATTGGGTTATGGTGTAACCCTGGTCAGTGATACTCACAGCACTTATCCTTCGCACGAAGGCACGGCGGAACAAATCATCAGACGTGTGAATGCGGGTCTTGGTGATCTGATCAGTCTGTGGGCTGTTTCCGAAATTCAGGCCTAA
- a CDS encoding RluA family pseudouridine synthase, with translation MPTPKKIPKKYQPKGFEILHEDLDIIVGNKSPGILTVAAKWERENTVHGLLNQWVRKGNPRSTKVVHVVHRLDQATSGVLVFAKTEEVMNYLKDNWKSFNKTYYAIVHGKLEKKSGTIQSYLSEDEDYVVHSSQDSDKGKLAITEYTVLKETDKFSLLKINLLTGKKNQIRVHLSGEGHPIVGDTKYGKPNSPFKNLFLHSAELEINHPHNKKRMQFKARVPAYFKTLIDFEY, from the coding sequence ATGCCAACTCCTAAAAAGATCCCAAAAAAATATCAGCCCAAAGGCTTCGAAATCCTGCACGAGGATTTGGATATCATCGTGGGTAACAAATCCCCAGGGATCTTAACTGTCGCAGCCAAATGGGAACGCGAGAACACCGTCCACGGCCTTTTGAATCAATGGGTTCGTAAGGGCAATCCCCGCTCTACAAAAGTAGTCCATGTGGTGCACCGGCTGGATCAGGCGACTTCTGGCGTTTTGGTTTTTGCCAAAACCGAAGAGGTCATGAATTACCTAAAGGACAATTGGAAGTCCTTTAACAAAACGTACTATGCCATCGTTCATGGCAAGCTTGAGAAAAAAAGCGGCACCATCCAAAGCTATTTAAGCGAAGACGAAGATTACGTGGTTCATTCCAGCCAGGATTCTGATAAAGGCAAGCTTGCCATCACTGAATACACGGTTTTAAAAGAAACTGATAAATTCAGTCTTTTAAAAATCAATCTGCTAACAGGTAAGAAAAATCAGATTCGCGTGCATCTGTCAGGTGAAGGTCACCCAATCGTGGGTGATACCAAATACGGAAAGCCGAACTCACCATTTAAGAACTTGTTCCTGCACTCAGCAGAGCTTGAAATCAATCATCCGCACAACAAAAAGCGTATGCAATTTAAAGCACGCGTTCCCGCGTACTTTAAAACTTTGATCGACTTTGAATACTAA
- a CDS encoding methyl-accepting chemotaxis protein has product MTLKQQMWLLVLGFTVILMSVGILSFVNSSTLMRNFDNVAQIQLPAVRYMTLADMMHDGLRAVARGALLSAKINDKPGLDEAQTEVKEMAGNFKTYIEKLTSLQLQSETKAALSSVMPAMNSYIEQSETLVGLSANQGFDVAILKLPDFEKSFKVLEQEMEKLGELIEKDAGAVHNSGASLRTINLTTAIVGALLCVLFGAVIIHKLSQRISEIARGVQQTGGELDESSRALTETSTMLASGATQSAASLEETAASLEDITNAFKITSNSAISAAEVSGKTLQASLKSTEATQHLIQSMQSLESSATKMVDIIQAIDDIAFQTNLLALNASVEAARAGELGKGFAVVAEAVRSLSQRSAGSAKDISQMIESNRLQIIEGARIAKESEQFMSEVLESVKKVSSINAEISESSHQQSSSIQQISLAFGKIDQTSQENAKVAQVVSEMSERISQASHNVGGILQTLSKLTGKAEDQNSLL; this is encoded by the coding sequence ATGACACTGAAACAGCAGATGTGGCTTTTGGTTTTGGGATTTACAGTAATATTGATGTCAGTCGGAATTCTGTCATTTGTAAACTCCTCCACTTTGATGCGCAATTTCGACAATGTCGCGCAGATTCAACTCCCCGCTGTTCGCTATATGACCCTGGCTGATATGATGCATGATGGACTTCGTGCGGTCGCGAGAGGTGCATTGCTCTCTGCCAAGATCAATGACAAACCTGGATTGGACGAAGCACAGACCGAAGTCAAAGAGATGGCTGGTAATTTTAAAACCTATATTGAGAAGCTCACCTCCCTTCAACTCCAGTCTGAAACCAAAGCGGCCCTCTCCAGCGTCATGCCTGCGATGAACTCTTACATTGAGCAATCTGAAACTCTTGTCGGCCTTTCTGCCAACCAAGGGTTTGATGTGGCGATTTTAAAACTTCCAGATTTTGAAAAGTCTTTTAAAGTCCTGGAACAAGAAATGGAAAAACTGGGCGAACTCATTGAAAAGGACGCCGGTGCCGTTCACAATTCGGGCGCAAGTCTGCGCACTATTAATTTGACGACGGCGATTGTGGGCGCACTTCTGTGTGTGCTGTTCGGTGCAGTGATCATTCACAAGCTGAGTCAAAGAATTAGTGAGATTGCTCGTGGTGTCCAGCAAACTGGCGGCGAACTGGATGAATCCAGTCGTGCATTAACGGAAACCTCGACGATGCTTGCTTCTGGAGCGACACAATCTGCGGCTTCTCTAGAGGAGACCGCAGCCTCGCTGGAAGATATTACGAATGCTTTTAAGATCACTTCGAACTCGGCCATTTCTGCCGCTGAGGTGTCAGGAAAAACTCTGCAGGCTTCTTTAAAAAGTACCGAAGCTACTCAGCATTTGATTCAGTCCATGCAAAGCCTGGAGTCCTCGGCTACAAAGATGGTTGATATCATTCAAGCAATTGATGATATCGCTTTTCAAACAAACTTGCTGGCGCTAAATGCTTCGGTCGAAGCCGCCCGTGCCGGAGAATTGGGTAAAGGTTTCGCGGTGGTTGCTGAAGCCGTGCGCAGTCTTTCCCAACGAAGTGCGGGTTCTGCCAAAGATATCTCGCAGATGATTGAAAGCAATCGGCTGCAGATAATCGAAGGTGCGCGAATTGCGAAGGAAAGTGAGCAGTTCATGTCAGAGGTGCTTGAGTCCGTTAAAAAAGTTTCCAGTATTAATGCCGAGATTTCCGAATCATCACATCAACAGTCTTCGTCGATTCAGCAGATTAGCCTGGCATTTGGAAAAATTGATCAGACTTCTCAAGAAAATGCCAAGGTCGCCCAGGTGGTCTCTGAAATGTCAGAAAGAATCTCCCAAGCCTCGCACAATGTGGGTGGCATCTTGCAGACTCTTTCAAAGCTTACTGGCAAAGCCGAAGATCAAAACAGTCTGCTATAA
- a CDS encoding SDR family oxidoreductase — protein sequence MENIGSGKKLAVVTGASSGIGFHLAHQFAKNGYDLVVIAEDEGIHTAADAFREHGNLVHVLQADLADRSGVEQAYQKIISINCPVDSIALNAGVGVGGASFDKTSLDQEIKMLNLNVISTVHLAKLILRDMLKVGHGRILITSSVAAIMPGPYEAVYAGTKAFVQFFAEALRAENIDKGITVTALLPGPTETNFFHRAGMDETKVGHAEKDDAAEVAEMGYEALMAGKDMVIAGSFMNKVQTAAAKFMPQKVAAKMHGRMSKPDSPDKR from the coding sequence ATGGAAAATATAGGATCAGGAAAAAAGCTTGCCGTCGTAACAGGAGCTTCCAGTGGTATCGGATTTCACCTGGCACACCAGTTTGCTAAAAATGGTTATGATCTTGTGGTCATCGCTGAGGATGAGGGAATTCATACCGCAGCTGATGCTTTTAGAGAGCACGGAAATTTGGTCCACGTGCTGCAAGCGGATCTTGCTGATAGATCTGGGGTCGAGCAAGCTTATCAGAAGATCATTTCAATCAATTGCCCTGTGGATTCGATTGCTTTGAATGCAGGCGTCGGAGTCGGTGGAGCAAGCTTTGACAAAACCTCGTTGGATCAAGAAATAAAAATGCTGAATCTGAACGTGATTTCAACCGTACATCTCGCAAAACTCATATTAAGAGATATGCTTAAAGTCGGGCACGGGAGAATTTTGATAACCTCATCAGTGGCAGCGATTATGCCGGGGCCTTATGAAGCGGTGTATGCCGGTACAAAAGCATTTGTACAATTTTTCGCGGAAGCTTTGCGGGCAGAGAATATCGATAAAGGCATCACGGTGACTGCGCTTCTGCCAGGTCCAACTGAAACCAATTTCTTCCATCGTGCCGGAATGGATGAAACTAAAGTTGGTCACGCTGAAAAAGATGATGCAGCAGAAGTAGCAGAGATGGGTTATGAAGCACTTATGGCAGGTAAAGACATGGTGATTGCGGGTTCGTTTATGAACAAGGTACAAACAGCGGCCGCGAAGTTTATGCCTCAAAAGGTTGCCGCCAAAATGCATGGCCGAATGTCAAAACCTGATTCACCTGACAAACGATGA
- a CDS encoding cysteine hydrolase family protein, producing MKPNEIRQRNTTALLIIDMINNFDFPGGEKLAASSLPVAGKILSLKQRAYKKGIPVIYVNDNFKLWRSSWQEVYRFCSEPKSTGRKISELLQPTEKDYFILKPRHSGFFNTNLPVLLEDLGTKKLIVTGVAGNICVLFTVNDAYMNDFKIIVPCDCIASNTKKENDFALKQMKDLMKVNTGAVKGLRL from the coding sequence ATGAAGCCAAATGAGATTCGCCAGCGCAATACTACGGCGTTATTGATTATTGATATGATCAATAACTTTGATTTCCCTGGAGGAGAGAAGCTTGCCGCTTCTTCTCTGCCAGTGGCGGGTAAGATCTTATCTTTAAAACAAAGAGCTTACAAAAAAGGAATTCCTGTTATTTATGTCAATGACAACTTCAAATTGTGGCGTTCCAGTTGGCAGGAAGTTTACAGATTTTGTTCTGAACCAAAATCCACAGGTCGAAAAATATCAGAGTTATTGCAACCCACTGAAAAAGACTATTTTATTTTAAAACCGCGGCATTCGGGTTTTTTTAATACTAATCTGCCGGTTCTTCTGGAAGATCTGGGTACTAAGAAACTGATTGTTACTGGAGTTGCAGGAAATATCTGCGTACTTTTTACGGTGAACGATGCCTATATGAATGATTTCAAGATTATAGTTCCCTGTGACTGTATCGCTTCCAACACTAAAAAAGAAAATGATTTTGCCTTAAAACAGATGAAGGATTTGATGAAGGTGAATACGGGTGCCGTGAAGGGCCTAAGATTGTAG
- a CDS encoding DNA-3-methyladenine glycosylase 2 family protein, with protein sequence MKRDDIYYQAMLARDPRFDGKFFVGVKTTGIYCRPICPAKPKRENTEFFANSHLAEAAGYRPCLRCRPESAPQSPAWMGKSATVQRALKVLNSSEVLEFNEDDFAEKFGVSARHLRRLFIDEIGKTPKQLAFENRLNLSRKLIVETSLPITEVAFAVGFGSIRRFNDAFKERFKKAPREIRRNRTFEKNGLQISLPYRPPFDYEGLLNTYRNHRIGNLEWFDGDKMTRVVSFGKQVGQISISNIPEKSSLLVEIDFPDTSAIHSILHRVRSMFDLDSDPVMIANALERDSKIKRMLKSYPGIRMFSGWDAFEISIGAILGQLVSIEFGRTLVHDLIEIAGSDSGLERDGKTIKLFPTPAQILEADLSALKTTGIRKQTLKEFSKAVVEGRLSLDSTQDIEQFQKSVLAIRGIGPWTAHYIALKALRSTDTFPASDLILNRALQHHSQEVISQMSPWRGYVAALFWRTYSENLSKKKKRKSP encoded by the coding sequence ATGAAACGGGATGATATCTATTACCAAGCAATGCTGGCGCGCGACCCACGGTTTGATGGGAAGTTCTTTGTGGGAGTAAAAACCACGGGGATCTATTGTCGTCCTATTTGCCCGGCAAAGCCTAAGCGTGAGAATACCGAATTTTTTGCGAATTCACATCTCGCCGAGGCCGCAGGCTATCGTCCTTGTTTGCGCTGTCGTCCGGAAAGTGCTCCGCAGTCACCAGCTTGGATGGGGAAATCTGCCACCGTGCAAAGAGCACTGAAGGTTTTAAACTCTTCAGAAGTTCTTGAATTCAACGAAGACGACTTTGCCGAAAAATTTGGAGTTTCCGCTCGTCATTTACGCCGTCTCTTTATTGATGAGATAGGGAAGACGCCAAAGCAGCTCGCTTTCGAAAACCGACTCAATCTTTCTCGCAAGTTGATTGTTGAAACCAGCTTGCCCATTACTGAAGTTGCGTTCGCTGTAGGCTTTGGTTCAATTCGCCGTTTTAATGACGCTTTTAAAGAACGCTTTAAAAAAGCTCCGCGGGAAATTCGCCGCAATCGTACGTTCGAAAAGAACGGTTTGCAGATCTCTTTGCCGTATCGTCCACCGTTTGATTATGAAGGATTGTTAAATACCTATCGCAATCATCGTATCGGTAATTTGGAATGGTTTGATGGCGATAAAATGACTCGAGTGGTTTCATTCGGAAAGCAGGTCGGGCAGATTAGTATTTCTAATATTCCGGAAAAATCATCTCTTTTAGTCGAGATTGATTTTCCCGATACCAGCGCGATTCACTCTATTCTGCATCGGGTGCGCAGTATGTTTGATCTGGATTCTGATCCCGTGATGATTGCCAATGCTCTTGAACGCGATAGTAAAATTAAAAGGATGTTAAAGAGTTATCCGGGAATTCGAATGTTCTCGGGTTGGGATGCCTTTGAGATTTCAATCGGTGCAATATTGGGCCAATTGGTCAGTATCGAGTTCGGTCGTACCTTGGTTCATGACCTGATTGAGATTGCCGGCAGTGATTCGGGGCTAGAGCGTGACGGCAAAACGATTAAGCTTTTCCCCACACCCGCTCAAATATTAGAGGCCGATCTGTCAGCACTCAAAACGACGGGGATTCGCAAGCAAACACTTAAAGAATTTTCCAAAGCCGTCGTAGAGGGGCGACTATCACTAGACTCTACTCAGGATATTGAGCAGTTCCAAAAGTCAGTCTTGGCAATTCGAGGGATTGGACCCTGGACGGCACACTATATTGCTCTTAAAGCTTTACGCAGTACGGATACTTTCCCGGCAAGTGATCTTATTTTAAACCGGGCTTTGCAACATCACTCTCAAGAAGTTATATCGCAAATGAGTCCTTGGCGCGGCTATGTCGCAGCACTTTTTTGGAGGACATATTCAGAAAATCTCAGTAAGAAAAAGAAAAGGAAGTCCCCATGA
- a CDS encoding methylated-DNA--[protein]-cysteine S-methyltransferase: MTLIQKKLETKIGPMFLVVSENGLRGLLWRKQNVPMIPGTAKMEALLLKVEQEIAEYLSGSRKSFSIPLDVEGTEFQKRVWNELAKIPYGETKSYKQIATALKDANACRAVGTANGRNPVSIIVPCHRVIAASGKLAGYAGGIEVKKALLKIEGLTLRD, encoded by the coding sequence ATGACACTGATTCAAAAAAAACTTGAAACCAAAATCGGTCCCATGTTTTTGGTCGTATCAGAGAATGGCCTTAGGGGCTTGCTCTGGAGAAAGCAAAACGTCCCCATGATTCCGGGGACGGCGAAAATGGAAGCCTTGCTTTTAAAGGTCGAGCAAGAAATCGCAGAGTATCTTTCAGGAAGTCGAAAGTCTTTTTCGATTCCTTTGGATGTGGAAGGCACTGAATTTCAAAAACGAGTTTGGAATGAGCTCGCAAAGATTCCTTACGGCGAAACCAAATCCTATAAGCAGATTGCCACGGCTCTTAAAGATGCCAATGCCTGTCGTGCGGTAGGAACAGCGAATGGCAGAAATCCAGTGAGCATTATCGTCCCTTGTCACCGGGTGATTGCGGCTAGTGGAAAACTTGCCGGATACGCAGGTGGTATTGAGGTTAAGAAAGCTCTTTTGAAAATCGAAGGGCTGACTCTTAGAGACTAG